The following are from one region of the Arcobacter defluvii genome:
- a CDS encoding adenylosuccinate synthase: MSADVIVGIQWGDEGKGKIVDMLAQKYDMVCRSQGGHNAGHTIWVDGVKYALHLIPSGVLNPNAINVIGNGVVLSPENIIEEMSQFKNLEGRLFISDKAHLNLPYHALIDQAKEKLRGAKAIGTTGKGIGPAYSDKINRVGHRVGELLNPTKLAKSILEYFEQNRAIFDVLEIATPKEKELIEELTSYKEKIAPFITNTTNMVWKALDEGKKILLEGAQGTMLDIDHGTYPYVTSSSTVSAGSCAGLGVNPKDVGVVTGIVKAYCTRVGNGPFPSEDFGDEGETMAQVGKEFGTTTGRKRRCGWFDAVAVKYAARLNGCDQLALMKLDVLDGFEKIKICVAYELNGEKIDYVPTCLENVKAIYEEIEGWESVVGIRDFDLLPINAKKYIEKIEEVTSVKVGIVSTSPERVDTIIRG; encoded by the coding sequence ATGAGCGCAGATGTAATAGTTGGTATTCAATGGGGAGATGAGGGAAAAGGTAAAATAGTTGACATGTTAGCACAAAAGTATGACATGGTTTGCAGAAGCCAAGGTGGTCACAATGCTGGTCATACAATTTGGGTTGATGGTGTTAAGTATGCTTTACATTTAATTCCTTCAGGAGTATTAAATCCAAATGCAATAAATGTAATTGGAAATGGTGTAGTTTTATCACCTGAAAATATTATTGAAGAAATGAGTCAATTTAAAAATTTAGAAGGAAGATTATTTATCTCAGATAAAGCACATTTAAATCTACCATATCACGCTTTAATTGATCAAGCTAAAGAAAAATTAAGAGGGGCAAAAGCTATTGGAACAACTGGAAAAGGAATAGGTCCAGCGTATTCAGATAAAATCAATAGGGTAGGGCATAGAGTTGGAGAACTTTTAAATCCTACTAAATTAGCTAAATCAATTTTAGAATATTTCGAACAAAATAGAGCAATATTTGATGTATTAGAAATTGCAACTCCTAAAGAAAAAGAATTAATAGAAGAGTTGACTTCTTATAAAGAAAAAATAGCACCATTTATTACAAATACAACAAATATGGTTTGGAAAGCTTTAGATGAAGGTAAAAAAATATTACTAGAAGGTGCCCAAGGAACAATGTTAGACATTGACCATGGAACATATCCTTATGTTACATCATCTTCAACTGTTAGTGCTGGTTCTTGTGCAGGTCTTGGAGTAAATCCAAAAGATGTTGGAGTAGTTACAGGAATAGTAAAAGCTTATTGTACAAGAGTTGGAAATGGACCTTTCCCAAGTGAAGACTTTGGTGATGAAGGTGAAACTATGGCTCAAGTTGGAAAAGAGTTTGGAACAACTACAGGAAGAAAAAGAAGATGTGGTTGGTTTGATGCAGTTGCAGTTAAATATGCTGCAAGATTAAATGGTTGTGATCAATTAGCTTTAATGAAACTTGATGTTTTAGATGGATTTGAAAAAATTAAAATTTGTGTAGCTTATGAATTGAATGGTGAAAAAATTGATTATGTTCCAACTTGTTTAGAAAATGTAAAAGCTATTTATGAAGAGATTGAAGGTTGGGAAAGTGTTGTTGGGATCAGAGATTTTGATCTACTTCCAATTAATGCAAAAAAATATATAGAAAAAATCGAAGAGGTTACTTCTGTTAAAGTTGGAATAGTTTCAACTTCTCCAGAAAGAGTTGATACAATTATAAGGGGGTAG
- a CDS encoding HDOD domain-containing protein, producing MRKKLIKEITSLPPLPNNIIELDNFRKLDSTDTNKLVEILNKDPLIVANILKIANSSMFGFRSKVDTLSRAINLLGIKFAISIAIGSSISNTIKSNLLAYAVTNDDFIFSSSLASNIVNTWVSTINFDLKNELLLPAFLQEVGKFVISQVIQNEKKTEEFLKELEETKDTSLCEEKFTGFTCARITANIFKHWNLSHNIIFPIAFTEDIENCPESFKKKAQILQIVKILCDVRYPLSDKNIEKALEKVVLYDFDVEHFINSIDVIKEVIGQNS from the coding sequence ATGAGAAAGAAATTAATTAAAGAAATTACATCTTTGCCTCCTCTTCCAAACAATATCATAGAACTTGATAATTTTAGAAAATTAGATAGTACAGATACAAATAAATTAGTAGAAATATTAAATAAAGACCCATTAATTGTCGCAAATATTTTAAAAATTGCAAATTCAAGTATGTTTGGTTTTAGAAGTAAAGTTGATACTTTAAGTCGTGCAATAAACCTTTTAGGTATAAAATTTGCTATTTCAATTGCTATTGGTTCTTCAATTAGCAACACTATCAAATCAAATTTACTAGCTTATGCTGTAACTAATGATGATTTTATTTTTTCAAGTTCACTTGCTAGTAATATCGTTAATACTTGGGTTTCTACTATAAATTTTGACCTAAAAAATGAACTATTACTTCCTGCTTTTCTTCAAGAAGTTGGTAAATTCGTAATTTCACAAGTAATTCAAAATGAAAAAAAGACTGAAGAATTTTTAAAAGAGTTAGAAGAAACTAAAGATACAAGTTTGTGCGAAGAAAAATTTACAGGTTTTACCTGTGCAAGAATTACTGCAAATATCTTTAAACATTGGAATTTAAGTCACAACATAATTTTTCCTATAGCATTTACAGAAGATATAGAAAATTGTCCAGAATCTTTTAAGAAAAAAGCTCAAATTTTACAAATTGTTAAAATCTTGTGTGATGTAAGATACCCATTAAGTGATAAAAACATTGAAAAAGCTTTAGAAAAAGTTGTACTTTACGACTTTGATGTTGAGCATTTTATTAACTCAATTGATGTTATAAAAGAGGTTATTGGTCAAAATTCTTAA
- a CDS encoding phosphatidylglycerophosphatase A family protein — translation MNLRRFFLTVGFSGLSPKAPGTVGSFVSLILGLFLLQILHVSTLFLLSLLITVIAIKQIDAYEKESGIHDNSEIVIDELVGMWIALSICGINNENLIYMAPLAFIFFRLFDIWKPSIIGKIDRDVKGGLGVMGDDIVAGIAAGIATAGVYQLIEKFVL, via the coding sequence ATGAATTTAAGAAGATTCTTTTTAACAGTAGGTTTTAGTGGATTAAGCCCTAAAGCTCCAGGAACTGTGGGTTCTTTTGTTTCTTTGATTTTAGGATTATTTTTACTACAAATTTTACATGTTTCTACACTTTTTTTATTATCTTTATTAATAACGGTTATTGCAATAAAACAAATTGATGCATATGAAAAAGAATCAGGAATTCATGATAATAGTGAAATTGTGATTGATGAACTTGTAGGAATGTGGATAGCTTTATCAATCTGTGGAATTAATAATGAAAACTTAATTTATATGGCTCCACTTGCTTTTATATTTTTTAGATTATTTGATATTTGGAAGCCTTCAATTATAGGTAAAATCGACAGAGATGTAAAGGGTGGTCTAGGTGTAATGGGGGATGATATTGTTGCTGGAATTGCTGCTGGAATTGCTACAGCTGGAGTTTATCAGTTGATTGAGAAGTTTGTTTTATAA
- a CDS encoding pyridoxal-phosphate-dependent aminotransferase family protein: MLLTPGPTPVPEFVRKAMSDVTIHHRTEEFEAIFKNTRELLLELYGMPEVVMLASSGTGAMEACVTNLTHKKALTINSGKFGERFGKICSAFGIEYTEIKNEWNTPVSVEAVVEAVKADSSIDAIFIQICESAGGLRHPVEQIATEVKKINKDIMIIADGITAVGVEKIDTTNLDAVVTGSQKALMLPPGLAMIGLSNEAIKKIDSKPRGYYFNLSIEIKKQRTNTTAWTAATTLIIGLGAILEKLKEDGFDNLYKQTALRANATREALKAIGFEIYPKVPADAMTTVYTEQSSAIRKILKNKYNVNIAGGQDHLAGKIFRINHMGLVEDYEASWAVNAVELALDDLGIRTFDGTANKVFASNMFKGN; this comes from the coding sequence ATGCTATTAACACCAGGTCCAACTCCTGTACCAGAATTTGTTAGAAAAGCAATGTCAGATGTAACAATACATCATAGAACTGAAGAGTTTGAAGCAATTTTTAAAAATACTAGAGAATTATTATTAGAATTATATGGAATGCCTGAAGTTGTAATGTTAGCTTCAAGTGGAACAGGTGCTATGGAGGCATGTGTAACAAATCTTACACATAAAAAAGCACTTACTATTAACTCTGGAAAATTTGGTGAAAGATTCGGAAAAATTTGTTCAGCTTTTGGAATAGAATATACTGAAATTAAAAATGAATGGAATACACCCGTATCAGTTGAAGCCGTAGTTGAAGCTGTAAAAGCTGATTCTTCTATTGATGCTATTTTTATTCAGATTTGTGAAAGTGCTGGAGGATTAAGACATCCTGTTGAGCAAATTGCAACTGAAGTTAAAAAAATTAATAAAGATATTATGATTATTGCTGATGGAATCACTGCTGTTGGTGTTGAAAAAATTGATACTACAAATCTTGATGCTGTTGTAACAGGGAGTCAAAAAGCTTTAATGTTACCTCCAGGTCTTGCAATGATTGGTTTATCAAATGAGGCAATTAAAAAAATTGATTCAAAACCAAGAGGTTATTACTTTAATCTTTCAATTGAAATTAAAAAACAAAGAACAAATACAACAGCTTGGACAGCAGCAACTACACTTATTATTGGTTTAGGTGCAATTTTAGAAAAATTAAAAGAAGATGGATTTGATAATTTATATAAACAAACAGCTTTAAGAGCAAATGCAACAAGAGAAGCATTAAAAGCTATTGGTTTTGAAATTTATCCAAAAGTTCCAGCAGATGCAATGACAACAGTTTATACTGAACAATCAAGTGCAATTAGAAAGATATTAAAAAATAAATATAATGTAAATATCGCAGGTGGACAAGATCATTTAGCTGGTAAGATTTTTAGAATTAATCATATGGGATTAGTTGAAGATTATGAAGCTTCATGGGCTGTAAATGCTGTTGAATTGGCACTTGATGATTTAGGTATTAGAACATTTGATGGAACTGCAAATAAAGTTTTTGCATCAAATATGTTTAAAGGGAACTAA
- a CDS encoding response regulator yields the protein MNILIIENEIYLAQKVVSRLLDDGHSCDYIESPNIDNLTKDYDTILLSTSLPSSLCKNIIKRYSETSIILLLVSYISDETVTNPIKDGAKDYIMKPFIMDELVRKIYHYKECRSIRRELQTLRDYFNFTMSDIDTSEILLPPSFPTLIETNSQKCADKLVFELARKMDLPICFISLTSSNWQKQMNAIQGKTIIYLTDYHTLKKNMKEQINKLIEDKNCIVSTLEPEEEFPHRKIEFNNEKILLGNSNIMTINDYVKMMVISYQNKYPDTELSKKLGISRKSLWEKRKKLDIEKKK from the coding sequence ATGAATATATTAATTATCGAAAATGAAATCTATCTAGCACAAAAAGTTGTTTCAAGATTACTTGATGATGGACATAGTTGTGATTATATTGAATCACCGAATATTGATAATCTAACAAAAGATTACGATACTATTTTACTTTCAACTTCTCTTCCATCTAGTTTATGTAAAAATATAATCAAACGATATAGTGAAACTTCTATAATTCTTCTTCTTGTATCTTATATTTCTGATGAAACAGTAACAAATCCTATTAAAGATGGGGCTAAAGATTATATTATGAAACCGTTTATTATGGATGAATTAGTAAGAAAAATTTATCATTATAAAGAGTGTAGAAGTATTAGAAGAGAGTTACAAACTTTAAGAGATTATTTTAATTTTACAATGTCAGATATTGATACAAGTGAAATTTTACTTCCACCATCATTTCCAACTTTAATAGAAACAAATTCTCAAAAATGTGCGGATAAGCTTGTTTTTGAATTAGCTAGAAAAATGGATTTACCTATTTGTTTTATTTCCTTAACTTCTTCAAATTGGCAAAAACAAATGAATGCTATTCAAGGTAAAACTATCATTTATTTAACAGATTATCATACTTTAAAAAAGAATATGAAAGAACAAATCAATAAATTAATTGAAGATAAAAATTGTATTGTGTCAACACTAGAGCCTGAAGAAGAATTTCCACATAGAAAAATAGAGTTTAATAACGAAAAGATTTTATTAGGTAATTCAAATATTATGACTATTAATGACTATGTTAAAATGATGGTTATTTCATACCAAAATAAATATCCTGACACTGAATTATCAAAAAAATTAGGAATATCAAGAAAATCTCTTTGGGAAAAAAGAAAAAAACTTGATATTGAAAAGAAAAAATAA
- a CDS encoding YceI family protein, whose translation MKFLKLGLASVIASSALFAGTYNVDVSHSNVGFKVKHMMISNVIGKFNKFNGTFEYDEKTKTLKSLVGEIDVNSINTENEKRDAHLKSAEFFSANEFNNIKFVLSKVDGDKAYGKLTMRGVTKDVTLDLENNGTVKDPWGNTRVGLGLSGKINRMDYGLKYNTVLEAGGVAVDEIVKLDIQLEGILAK comes from the coding sequence ATGAAATTTTTAAAATTAGGATTAGCCTCTGTTATCGCTTCAAGTGCTCTTTTTGCAGGTACATATAATGTTGATGTAAGTCATTCAAATGTTGGATTTAAAGTAAAACATATGATGATTTCAAATGTTATTGGTAAATTTAATAAATTTAATGGAACATTCGAATATGATGAAAAAACAAAAACATTAAAATCACTTGTTGGTGAAATTGATGTAAATTCAATCAATACTGAAAATGAAAAAAGAGATGCTCATTTAAAAAGTGCTGAATTCTTTTCTGCAAATGAATTTAATAACATCAAATTTGTTTTATCAAAAGTTGATGGTGATAAAGCTTATGGTAAATTAACTATGAGAGGTGTTACAAAAGATGTTACATTAGATTTAGAAAATAATGGAACAGTAAAAGATCCATGGGGGAATACAAGAGTTGGTTTAGGATTAAGTGGTAAAATTAATAGAATGGATTATGGTTTAAAATACAATACTGTATTAGAAGCTGGTGGTGTTGCAGTTGATGAAATTGTAAAACTTGATATTCAATTAGAGGGAATTTTAGCTAAATAA
- a CDS encoding MarR family winged helix-turn-helix transcriptional regulator, whose amino-acid sequence MNNKSLKSYGYRTDKSMKTVVRLERTSLKINNLTVNYLSKHNLTFNQFKVLEALYHLGDLNIGSITKLTMSTPGNITVVVRNLKRDGWITSIKDPNDSRASILSITQKGKDIIEEVFPNHAKNLNKALEVLSDEELDTLYDLLNKVYKAN is encoded by the coding sequence ATGAATAATAAAAGTTTAAAATCTTATGGTTATAGAACTGATAAATCTATGAAAACTGTTGTTAGATTAGAAAGAACAAGTTTAAAAATCAACAATTTAACTGTAAATTATTTATCAAAACATAATCTAACGTTTAATCAATTTAAAGTATTAGAAGCTTTATATCATCTAGGTGATTTAAATATTGGCTCAATCACAAAATTAACAATGAGTACACCAGGAAATATCACTGTTGTTGTAAGAAATCTAAAAAGAGATGGATGGATTACTTCAATAAAAGACCCAAATGATAGTAGAGCATCAATTTTATCAATTACTCAAAAAGGTAAAGATATTATTGAAGAAGTTTTCCCAAATCACGCAAAAAATTTAAATAAAGCTTTAGAAGTTTTAAGTGATGAGGAATTAGATACTTTATATGATTTATTAAATAAGGTTTACAAAGCAAATTAA
- the carA gene encoding glutamine-hydrolyzing carbamoyl-phosphate synthase small subunit has translation MQKVWIYLENGIFLEAKSFGATGTAVGEIVFNTSLTGYQEIISDPSYAGQFITFTMPEIGNVGVNDDDMESKVCHCKGVLVRNYHNDYSNYRAQNNLDSLLKEHGVLGICDIDTRYLTKMIRDEGAMMMIASTEISSKEELAKQLKASPRIEDINYIELVSTKESFIHKSGAWNHAIKAYDKAVMSDKKVVVIDFGVKRNILNELVQAGLEVEVVPSNFKGEDLIARFESKEIGGVFLSNGPGDPLTLVNEKKEVQKLINANIPMFAICLGHQMLSIAHGYDTYKLKFGQHGGNHPVANNGVVEITAQNHNYNVPDNIVEIADITHINLFDNTIEGVKYKNKEIFSVQHHPEASPGPHESKYIFKQFADIVK, from the coding sequence ATGCAAAAAGTATGGATATATTTAGAAAATGGAATTTTTTTAGAAGCAAAATCTTTTGGTGCAACGGGTACAGCTGTTGGAGAAATAGTTTTTAATACTTCATTAACTGGTTATCAAGAAATAATTTCTGATCCTTCTTATGCTGGTCAATTTATTACTTTTACAATGCCAGAAATTGGAAATGTAGGAGTAAATGATGATGATATGGAAAGTAAAGTTTGTCACTGTAAAGGTGTGTTAGTTAGAAATTATCATAATGATTACTCAAACTATAGAGCTCAAAATAACTTAGATTCTTTACTAAAAGAGCATGGTGTTTTAGGAATTTGTGATATTGACACAAGATATTTAACTAAAATGATTAGAGATGAAGGAGCTATGATGATGATAGCTTCAACAGAAATTTCTTCTAAAGAGGAACTAGCGAAACAATTAAAAGCAAGTCCTAGAATAGAAGATATAAATTATATTGAATTAGTTTCTACAAAAGAATCATTTATTCATAAATCAGGAGCTTGGAATCACGCAATTAAAGCTTATGATAAAGCTGTAATGAGTGATAAAAAAGTTGTTGTTATCGATTTTGGTGTTAAAAGAAATATTTTAAATGAATTAGTTCAAGCAGGACTTGAAGTTGAAGTTGTACCTTCAAACTTTAAAGGTGAAGATTTAATTGCAAGATTTGAATCAAAAGAGATAGGTGGAGTATTCTTATCAAATGGGCCAGGAGATCCACTTACTCTTGTAAATGAGAAAAAAGAAGTTCAAAAACTTATAAATGCAAATATTCCTATGTTTGCTATTTGTTTAGGTCATCAAATGCTTTCTATTGCTCATGGATATGATACTTATAAACTAAAATTCGGTCAACACGGTGGTAACCATCCAGTTGCAAATAATGGTGTAGTTGAAATTACTGCTCAAAATCATAACTATAATGTTCCTGATAATATTGTTGAGATTGCTGATATTACACATATCAATTTATTTGATAATACAATTGAAGGTGTTAAATATAAAAATAAAGAGATTTTTTCAGTTCAACATCACCCAGAAGCAAGTCCTGGACCACATGAGTCAAAATATATCTTCAAACAATTTGCAGATATTGTAAAATAA
- a CDS encoding DODA-type extradiol aromatic ring-opening family dioxygenase, whose amino-acid sequence MYPTLFISHGAPNIILSDSKSKKNFQKLGKNLKVPKYIIIISAHYVTNDLRIISPEANKIMYDFYGFEDELYKVVYEINSDKNLTNNLINTLKKENIDISIDESRISYDHGVWNVLALLYEKLNIPVLQLSIPYSYSPSQLINLGEKLKAFKDEAMIICSGGVTHNLGDMSYNLTSKNYAKEFSDKIKNIIENGNEDGLLNITSDINFRKNHPSNEHFLPLFIAFGNANNKKGKSVNSEMQYSNISMESFIFDENKENLKDLRWY is encoded by the coding sequence ATGTATCCTACACTATTTATTTCACACGGAGCACCAAATATAATTTTAAGTGACTCAAAATCAAAAAAGAATTTTCAGAAATTAGGAAAGAATTTAAAAGTACCAAAATATATAATAATCATTTCAGCTCACTATGTTACAAATGATTTAAGAATTATAAGTCCTGAAGCAAATAAAATTATGTATGATTTTTATGGATTTGAAGATGAATTATATAAAGTAGTTTATGAAATAAATAGTGATAAAAATTTAACTAATAATCTCATCAACACTTTAAAAAAAGAGAATATTGATATTTCAATTGATGAGAGTAGAATTAGTTATGACCATGGAGTTTGGAATGTTTTAGCTTTATTATATGAAAAACTAAATATTCCTGTACTTCAATTAAGTATTCCTTATTCTTATTCACCATCACAGTTAATAAATTTAGGTGAAAAACTAAAAGCTTTTAAAGATGAAGCGATGATTATTTGTAGTGGTGGAGTTACACATAATCTTGGAGATATGAGTTATAATTTAACTTCTAAAAACTATGCGAAAGAATTTAGTGATAAAATTAAAAATATTATAGAAAATGGCAATGAAGATGGATTATTAAATATTACTTCTGACATAAATTTTCGTAAAAACCATCCTTCAAATGAGCATTTTTTACCCCTTTTTATAGCTTTTGGAAATGCAAATAATAAAAAAGGTAAATCAGTAAATAGTGAAATGCAATATTCAAACATTTCAATGGAAAGTTTCATTTTTGATGAAAATAAAGAAAATTTAAAGGATTTAAGATGGTATTAA
- a CDS encoding ATP phosphoribosyltransferase regulatory subunit, which translates to MIFEHEIPKGSRLYFGSTAKKKRVLENKVCEILDSAGFEEILTPNFSYSQHQAIANERKLIKFSDEQNEQVSLRADSTLDVVRIITKRLGRTTAHKKWFYVQPIFTYPSKEEYQIGCEWIDHDNISDIMNLTANILKALQIEPILQISNINIPKLIASELNIDIDLLKNGEIASLFKLNCDWLNRLIKVKDIKSLESVIEMVPNSIKKELEKLVQKAKEVDYSNIIIAPLYYGTLRYYNGIYYRVIHENLTLCKGGMYSSEGMSSLGFALYTDNLLKILED; encoded by the coding sequence ATGATTTTTGAACACGAAATTCCAAAAGGGAGTCGATTATACTTTGGTTCAACGGCGAAAAAGAAGCGGGTATTAGAAAATAAAGTTTGTGAAATTTTAGATAGTGCAGGATTTGAAGAGATTTTAACACCAAATTTTTCTTATTCTCAACATCAAGCAATTGCAAATGAAAGAAAACTAATAAAATTTTCTGATGAACAAAATGAACAAGTATCTTTACGAGCTGATTCTACTTTAGATGTGGTAAGAATAATTACAAAAAGATTAGGAAGAACAACAGCTCACAAAAAATGGTTTTATGTTCAACCTATATTTACTTATCCATCAAAAGAAGAGTACCAAATTGGATGTGAGTGGATAGATCATGATAATATTTCTGATATTATGAATTTAACAGCAAATATTTTAAAAGCACTACAAATAGAACCGATTTTACAAATATCAAATATAAATATTCCAAAATTAATTGCTAGTGAATTAAATATTGATATAGATTTATTAAAAAATGGTGAAATAGCATCACTATTTAAATTAAATTGCGATTGGTTAAACAGATTAATTAAAGTAAAAGATATAAAAAGTTTGGAAAGTGTTATAGAAATGGTTCCAAATAGTATAAAAAAAGAGTTAGAAAAGTTAGTTCAAAAAGCGAAAGAAGTAGATTATTCTAATATAATCATTGCACCACTTTATTATGGAACTCTAAGATACTATAATGGGATTTACTATAGAGTGATACATGAAAATTTAACTTTATGCAAAGGTGGAATGTACTCAAGTGAAGGAATGAGTTCATTAGGTTTTGCACTATATACAGATAATTTATTAAAAATTTTAGAGGATTAA
- a CDS encoding bifunctional 2-C-methyl-D-erythritol 4-phosphate cytidylyltransferase/2-C-methyl-D-erythritol 2,4-cyclodiphosphate synthase: MLDVTLIVLCAGNSSRFEHKTKKQWIRIGNEPLWLHVTKRLASFSQFNKIIIASHETELDYMKNFTDEFTFVKGGTTRQQSILNCLKFVTTKYVMISDVARACIPKYVIETLLIEKENANCIVPILNVTDTVIYENDTINRDNVKLIQTPQLSNTQILKSALNTKIEFTDESSAIKNINGTIKYVQGSIDSKKLTLGDELDDLPCLKEPSNNFFTGTGFDIHAFEENKDMYLGGIKLPYDYGFKAHSDGDVLIHSVIDALLGACGAGDIGEFFPDTDEKYKGIDSKILLDEIVTFVNNVGYEIVNIDLTIIAQKPKINPFKNDIKNSMVKLLGLEKQFINIKATTAEKLGFIGRAEGVAVQSIATLKYYNWKQK, encoded by the coding sequence TTGTTAGATGTTACACTTATAGTTCTATGTGCAGGCAATTCTTCAAGATTTGAACACAAAACTAAAAAGCAGTGGATTAGAATAGGTAATGAACCTTTATGGTTACATGTGACAAAAAGATTAGCTTCTTTTTCACAATTTAATAAAATTATCATTGCTTCTCATGAAACTGAATTAGATTATATGAAAAACTTCACTGATGAATTTACTTTTGTCAAAGGTGGAACAACAAGACAACAATCAATACTAAACTGTCTAAAATTTGTAACAACAAAATATGTAATGATAAGTGATGTAGCAAGAGCTTGCATTCCCAAATATGTGATAGAAACTCTTTTAATTGAAAAAGAAAATGCCAATTGTATAGTTCCCATTCTAAATGTTACAGATACTGTAATTTATGAAAATGATACAATTAACAGAGATAATGTAAAATTAATTCAAACTCCTCAACTTTCAAATACACAAATATTAAAATCTGCACTAAATACAAAAATAGAATTTACTGATGAAAGTTCTGCAATTAAAAATATAAATGGAACAATAAAATATGTTCAAGGAAGTATTGATAGTAAAAAATTAACTTTAGGTGATGAATTAGATGATTTACCATGTCTAAAAGAACCATCAAATAATTTTTTTACTGGTACTGGTTTTGATATTCATGCTTTTGAAGAAAATAAAGATATGTATCTTGGTGGAATTAAACTTCCTTATGATTATGGTTTTAAAGCACATAGTGATGGTGATGTTTTAATACATTCAGTTATCGATGCATTATTAGGAGCATGTGGAGCTGGAGACATTGGTGAATTTTTTCCTGATACTGATGAAAAGTATAAAGGAATAGATTCAAAAATTCTATTAGATGAGATTGTAACTTTTGTCAATAATGTTGGTTATGAAATAGTAAATATTGATTTAACCATTATTGCACAAAAACCAAAAATCAATCCTTTTAAAAATGATATAAAAAATTCAATGGTAAAACTTTTAGGACTTGAAAAACAGTTTATCAATATCAAAGCTACAACTGCGGAAAAGCTTGGATTTATTGGTAGAGCTGAAGGAGTTGCTGTACAAAGTATTGCTACATTGAAATATTATAATTGGAAACAAAAATGA
- a CDS encoding DUF507 family protein encodes MRLKLHHTPYVSRRITRDLASCDFVEIRKDKQSIESEIEKILDEDIEKEFSLDEKVQEILDAQEEEIEYLNADRRQLFWMTKKRLANDYGVILNNEDRFSDIAHKILDYLWEEDFIHYTCSDNQIKNVIFASLDDFIKGFEKADSEVINKLKNYKRKLIPGTEDYDLVYHRLYEEELVKRGLI; translated from the coding sequence ATGAGGTTAAAATTACATCATACGCCGTATGTCTCGAGAAGAATAACAAGAGATTTAGCTAGTTGTGACTTTGTAGAAATAAGAAAAGACAAACAAAGTATAGAATCTGAAATTGAAAAAATACTTGATGAAGATATTGAAAAAGAGTTTTCTTTAGATGAAAAAGTGCAAGAAATTTTAGATGCACAAGAAGAAGAAATCGAGTATTTGAATGCAGATAGAAGACAGCTTTTTTGGATGACAAAAAAAAGATTAGCAAATGATTATGGTGTTATTTTAAATAATGAAGATAGATTTTCAGATATTGCTCATAAAATATTAGATTATTTATGGGAAGAAGATTTTATTCATTATACTTGTTCAGATAATCAAATAAAAAACGTTATATTTGCTTCTTTAGATGATTTTATAAAAGGTTTTGAGAAAGCGGATAGTGAAGTAATAAATAAATTAAAGAATTATAAAAGAAAACTAATCCCCGGTACAGAAGATTATGATTTAGTTTATCATAGATTATATGAAGAAGAATTAGTAAAAAGAGGATTAATATAA